In a genomic window of Epinephelus lanceolatus isolate andai-2023 chromosome 3, ASM4190304v1, whole genome shotgun sequence:
- the cnga1a gene encoding LOW QUALITY PROTEIN: cyclic nucleotide gated channel subunit alpha 1a (The sequence of the model RefSeq protein was modified relative to this genomic sequence to represent the inferred CDS: substituted 1 base at 1 genomic stop codon) yields MTTSTTLTVPPHTIPQLSTDSEEHSEDDLSVPELNLLNMNNSNNNEEXDEQEAKEKEEQEQKDKEEQEAKEKEEKEKKEKEEREKKEKEEKEKKEKEAKAKEIFVINPAGNLYYNWLFVITLPVMYNWTMIIARACFEELQHNYLIYWVILDYTSDVIYLADMFFRTRTGYLEQGLMVKDKQLLLDRYISSFQFRLDFISMLPTDFFYFYFGLDYPEIRINKLLRIGRMLEFFTRTETKTNYPNIFRIGNLIMYILIIIHWNACFYFSFSKSIGFGADDWVYPALDDPDEPAFGEFGRKYSFSLYWSTLTLTTIGETPPPALDSEFLFHVADFLVGVLIFATIVGNIATMISNMNAAQAQFQARIDNIKQYMQVRKVSKDLELRVIKWFDYLWNNGKAQDEREVLRYLPDKLKAEIAIQVHMETLRKVRIFADCEAGLLIELVLKLRPQVFSPGDYICKKGDIGREMYIIKDGNLAVVADDGVTQFVVLKSGSYFGEISILNIKGSKAGNRRTANIRSIGYSDLFCLSKDDLMESLVEYPDAKSMLEDKGREILMKDNLIDLDPANIKPEVKELEEKVNKLYGSMELMQFKLKRMLGNYKSVEKALRRRIADLEHLTGEEVEDEDEEEEEVKKEEMKVEEEKKEEEEKEEKKEEEKAEEAKDEEGKGEEVKEEEKK; encoded by the exons ATGACCACTTCAACCACCCTCACCGTGCCACCTCACACTATACCACAGCTCTCTACAGACAGTGAAGAGCACAGCGAGGATGACCT AAGTGTGCCTGAATTAAATCTTCTCAACATGAATAACAGCAATAACAATGAAGAGTAA GACGAACAGGAGGCAAAGGAAAAAGAGGAGCAAGAGCAGAAGGACAAGGAAGAACAGGAGGcaaaggagaaagaggagaaggagaagaaggaaaaggaggagagggagaagaaggaaaaggaggagaaggaaaagaaggaaaaggaaGCGAA GGCCAAAGAAATTTTTGTCATTAATCCTGCCGGGAATTTGTATTACAACTGGCTGTTCGTCATCACACTACCAGTCATGTACAACTGGACCATGATTATCGCCAG GGCTTGCtttgaggagctgcagcatAACTACCTCATTTACTGGGTTATTCTGGACTACACCTCAGATGTAATCTACCTGGCCGATATGTTCTTCAGGACCAGAACAG GTTACCTTGAGCAAGGCCTCATGGTGAAAGATAAGCAGCTGCTACTCGATCGCTACATCAGCAGCTTCCAGTTTCGTCTCGATTTCATCTCCATGCTGCCCACTGACTTCTTCTATTTCTACTTCGGCCTTGACTACCCAGAGATCCGTATCAACAAGCTTCTGAGAATCGGCCGCATGCTGGAGTTCTTCACAAGGACGGAGACTAAAACAAACTACCCCAACATCTTTCGTATCGGAAACTTGATCATGTACATTCTCATTATCATCCACTGGAATGCTTGCTTCTACTTCTCATTCTCAAAATCCATTGGTTTTGGTGCTGACGACTGGGTTTACCCAGCTTTGGATGATCCTGATGAGCCTGCGTTTGGGGAGTTTGGCAGGAAGTATTCGTTTAGCCTCTACTGGTCCACACTGACCCTGACTACCATCGGAGAAACTCCACCGCCAGCCCTTGACTCAGAATTTCTCTTTCATGTGGCTGACTTTTTAGTGGGGGTTTTGATCTTTGCCACCATTGTAGGAAACATCGCCACCATGATCTCCAACATGAACGCTGCCCAAGCTCAGTTTCAGGCCCGGATTGACAACATCAAGCAGTACATGCAG GTCCGAAAGGTCAGCAAGGATCTGGAATTGAGAGTCATCAAGTGGTTTGACTATTTGTGGAATAATGGCAAGGCACAGGATGAAAGAGAGGTGCTGAGGTATCTTCCAGACAAGCTAAAGGCTGAGATCGCCATCCAAGTCCACATGGAGACGCTCAGAAAAGTTCGTATCTTTGCGGACTGTGAGGCTGGCCTACTGATCGAGCTGGTGCTCAAGCTGCGGCCACAGGTGTTCAGCCCCGGAGACTATATCTGCAAAAAGGGCGACATTGGCCGTGAGATGTACATCATCAAAGATGGAAATCTTGCAGTTGTTGCTGATGATGGAGTCACACAGTTTGTTGTGTTGAAAAGTGGCAGCTATTTTGGTGAGATCAGTATTCTTAATATTAAAGGCAGCAAAGCAGGCAACCGGCGAACAGCCAACATCCGCAGCATTGGATACTCAGACCTCTTCTGCCTGTCCAAGGATGACCTGATGGAGTCACTGGTGGAGTATCCAGATGCCAAAAGCATGCTCGAGGACAAAGGCCGGGAGATCCTGATGAAAGATAATCTGATAGACTTGGACCCAGCTAACATCAAGCCTGAGGTcaaggagctggaggagaaggTCAACAAACTGTACGGCTCGATGGAGCTGATGCAGTTCAAGCTGAAGAGAATGCTGGGAAATTACAAGAGTGTTGAAAAGGCCCTGAGACGTCGCATCGCAGATCTGGAGCACCTAACaggagaggaggtggaagacgaggatgaggaggaagaagaggtgaAAAAGGAAGAGATGAAGgtggaagaggagaaaaaggaagaagaggaaaaag aggaaaagaaagaagaggaaaaagctgAGGAAGCGAAAGATGAAGAAGGAAAGGGTGAAGAggtaaaagaagaagagaaaaaataa